In Chitinophaga sp. HK235, a single window of DNA contains:
- a CDS encoding TonB-dependent receptor, with the protein MNQSKSFLWAIALLCIVLQATGTYAQNKVSVKGLVTDSVGAPLPGATINQEGNIKNGVITNAEGRFELNAPPGSRLKITMTGFRTAFAVAGTTPLTIKLHTAATELSDVVVVGYGTQKKTKMTAAVSSMNAKDIALVPTTNLSNALAGRLSGVFISSPTGTPGIGSTVKVRARSSFSNSAVEPLYVIDGVVRDKTSFDALDPNEVADITILKDASSAAIYGSRSSNGAILVTTKTGKSGAAVINFNATYNAQRVGAMPQYMPVKDGLNLTKAVNGGLSDEEINWVLKNNPNGDIYYKAAYTNPSSQRYALSASGGNEKIRAYIGGSYVNEDGFLPQVSYKKYNLRGNVQANLVKNLTLGLNVGTSYGTQNRFNFTYDYGSDDLNNLWGKLLYWDVFAMPYINGKPNNPGWLGNPIEMMRNGGYWRNNNQQVDALITAAYKIPFVEGLSVKGTYSRNFDNSYVKTFAKKQTLYNFKKTGPNGLIYTDSLVGSVLSGDPGTPYLGNTYEKSDAYQLNTQINYDRTFGKHTLGALFVYEQYEGYSNKFSLTRYNFPLIPMDQFLYTSANNADWSTGGNEGQIGRLSYIGRLNYDYDAKYLFSASVRRDGSTNFAPNRRWGWFPSVSAGWVISKEGFFQSSALGRSMDFLKLRGSYATTGNDILDKDDPNARWRWMEQYIISSGSYFLGATGTPAPRLSYGGLPNSNLTWEKSNSVGIGVDATIHKNIRFSFDYWKRKSYDILGTRILAIPNEFGSTLPPENYGKVNSNGIEVELGYNNNIGKNFSYNVKGVFTYATNKVIRKDVAANTQDYANPIGKTLSYGYGYQALGIIRTQDDLNKLPAGYTVNGVAPAIGDMLLADLSGPNGKPDNKVDDYDQVVLGKYFGADNAPISYGLNISLTYKGFSVEALFSGLTGYKLFYNDPWGRNFGGGGKVPQYHADSWTTDNPNGSTPKIYPSGDPHSAGYTWTSNFNVYNGGFLRMKYLNLNYQLPEIVLNKLSIKDVRVFVAGSNLFNITKFKLYDPEIKGFMSYPTTKTFTAGIDIRL; encoded by the coding sequence TTTCTTTGGGCGATCGCATTGTTGTGTATTGTCCTACAGGCTACGGGTACGTATGCCCAGAACAAAGTGAGTGTCAAAGGTCTGGTGACCGATTCCGTGGGAGCGCCACTGCCTGGCGCAACAATCAACCAGGAAGGGAATATTAAAAACGGGGTCATTACCAATGCGGAAGGGCGCTTTGAGTTAAATGCCCCTCCTGGCAGCCGGCTGAAAATAACGATGACCGGTTTTCGCACTGCTTTTGCGGTGGCCGGCACTACTCCGCTGACCATTAAATTGCACACGGCTGCTACAGAACTGTCAGATGTGGTAGTAGTAGGGTATGGTACGCAGAAAAAGACTAAAATGACGGCTGCTGTTTCTTCCATGAATGCGAAGGATATAGCGCTTGTTCCCACTACTAACTTATCAAATGCGCTGGCAGGACGTTTATCCGGTGTTTTTATCAGTTCACCGACAGGTACACCTGGCATTGGTTCAACGGTCAAAGTCCGGGCCCGCTCTTCCTTTAGTAACAGTGCCGTGGAGCCTTTGTATGTGATTGATGGGGTCGTAAGGGATAAAACAAGTTTCGACGCACTGGACCCTAATGAAGTGGCGGATATTACCATTCTGAAAGACGCCTCTTCCGCGGCTATCTATGGCTCCCGCTCGTCCAACGGTGCCATCCTGGTAACCACAAAAACCGGTAAGAGTGGTGCGGCGGTGATAAATTTCAATGCCACTTATAACGCGCAACGCGTAGGCGCGATGCCCCAATACATGCCAGTGAAAGATGGACTGAATTTGACCAAAGCCGTGAATGGGGGCCTGAGTGATGAAGAAATCAACTGGGTGTTAAAAAATAATCCCAACGGTGACATCTATTACAAAGCCGCCTATACCAATCCTTCCAGTCAGCGGTATGCACTGAGCGCTTCGGGAGGTAATGAAAAGATAAGGGCGTACATTGGAGGTTCCTATGTGAATGAAGATGGTTTCCTTCCACAGGTATCCTATAAAAAATATAACCTGCGGGGTAATGTACAGGCTAACCTGGTGAAAAACCTTACCCTTGGCTTAAATGTGGGTACCAGCTACGGTACCCAAAATCGATTCAACTTTACATACGATTATGGTTCCGACGACCTGAATAATCTCTGGGGTAAACTATTGTACTGGGATGTATTTGCCATGCCATATATAAATGGTAAACCGAATAATCCGGGTTGGTTGGGCAATCCTATAGAGATGATGAGAAATGGAGGCTACTGGCGTAACAACAATCAGCAGGTAGATGCCTTGATTACTGCAGCGTATAAAATACCTTTTGTGGAGGGGCTGAGTGTAAAAGGAACCTACAGTAGGAACTTTGACAACAGCTATGTAAAAACCTTTGCGAAGAAACAGACGCTGTATAATTTTAAGAAAACCGGTCCTAATGGCCTGATTTACACAGATTCACTGGTGGGTTCCGTATTAAGCGGAGATCCGGGTACACCGTATTTAGGGAATACATACGAGAAGTCGGATGCATACCAATTGAATACGCAGATTAACTACGACCGGACATTCGGCAAACATACCCTGGGAGCATTGTTTGTGTATGAGCAGTACGAAGGTTACTCGAACAAATTTAGTTTGACGCGATATAACTTCCCGCTCATCCCAATGGATCAGTTTTTATACACCAGCGCCAACAACGCCGATTGGTCAACAGGCGGTAATGAAGGTCAGATTGGAAGATTGTCCTACATCGGAAGACTGAATTATGATTATGATGCTAAATACCTTTTCAGTGCTTCTGTCAGAAGAGATGGCTCTACCAACTTTGCTCCCAACAGACGATGGGGTTGGTTTCCATCGGTATCTGCGGGTTGGGTAATCTCCAAAGAAGGATTTTTCCAGTCATCCGCGCTTGGTCGTAGTATGGATTTCCTGAAGCTGAGAGGCTCCTACGCTACCACCGGTAATGACATCCTGGATAAAGACGATCCTAACGCCAGATGGAGATGGATGGAGCAATATATTATTTCAAGTGGTAGCTATTTTCTCGGTGCTACCGGTACTCCTGCTCCACGCTTATCATACGGAGGTCTTCCCAATAGCAACCTGACCTGGGAAAAATCTAATTCTGTTGGCATCGGAGTGGATGCGACGATACATAAAAATATCCGATTCAGTTTCGACTATTGGAAACGGAAGTCGTATGACATATTAGGCACTCGTATACTGGCTATTCCTAATGAGTTTGGCTCAACTTTACCGCCGGAAAATTACGGAAAAGTGAATTCCAACGGTATTGAAGTGGAGCTGGGTTACAATAACAACATCGGCAAAAACTTCAGCTACAATGTGAAAGGCGTATTCACGTATGCTACCAATAAGGTGATCAGGAAAGATGTGGCAGCCAATACGCAAGACTACGCGAACCCAATTGGTAAAACGCTGTCATATGGCTATGGCTACCAGGCTTTGGGTATCATACGCACACAGGATGATTTGAATAAATTACCGGCCGGTTATACCGTCAATGGTGTGGCACCAGCTATAGGTGATATGTTGCTGGCGGATTTAAGTGGCCCGAACGGAAAACCCGATAATAAAGTAGACGACTACGACCAGGTAGTGCTGGGTAAATATTTCGGAGCAGACAATGCACCTATTAGTTATGGACTGAATATATCATTGACGTATAAAGGTTTTTCCGTGGAGGCTTTATTCTCCGGTCTTACAGGATATAAGCTGTTTTACAATGACCCCTGGGGTAGAAATTTCGGTGGCGGAGGAAAGGTGCCGCAATACCATGCTGATTCATGGACTACCGATAACCCCAACGGTTCTACGCCAAAAATATATCCATCGGGCGATCCGCATTCTGCCGGCTATACCTGGACTTCCAACTTCAACGTATATAACGGCGGATTCCTGCGGATGAAATACCTGAACCTTAACTACCAACTACCTGAAATCGTGTTAAACAAATTGTCTATTAAAGACGTGAGGGTTTTTGTGGCAGGTTCTAACCTGTTTAATATAACGAAGTTTAAGTTATATGATCCGGAGATAAAAGGATTCATGAGCTATCCTACGACGAAAACTTTTACCGCTGGTATTGATATCAGATTGTAG